One region of Bactrocera neohumeralis isolate Rockhampton chromosome 5, APGP_CSIRO_Bneo_wtdbg2-racon-allhic-juicebox.fasta_v2, whole genome shotgun sequence genomic DNA includes:
- the LOC126759836 gene encoding neuroglian isoform X1, with product MGRLTQMLAVLLLVAVLGSTNAESKINSPPRIIKQPPTDELLFKVAVQNKESDKPFIIECEAEGKPDPSYRWIKNGKKFDWQAYDNRMLQQPGRGTLVITSPKDEDMGQYQCFAENEFGTATSNSVFVRKAELNAFKDEVAKTIETNEGEPFSLSCEAPDGWPKPIVNWLIQHSLEGTIKSINNSRMTLDPEGTLWFSNVTREDASDDFFYACSATSVFRNEYKIGNKVLLDVKQTGISAALNKQQPKRQYVTRKNEVALRGKRVELYCIFGGTPLPQTVWSKNGAPIEWSDRITQGHYGKSLVIRQANFEDEGSYTCDVSNGVGNAQSYSINLKILATPYFTKEPEVQNAAEDEEVIFECAAAGNPEPTIQWIHNGKPIAQSAPNPRRTVQSNRIIIRDLVKADTGNYGCNATNSLGYVYKDVYLNVLALPPEIQEAPRKEATVDGKNVTLRCRVFGAPKPQVKWIHNHQELTGGRYNTLPSGDLEIQEVAFSDEGDYTCYATNKFGSISANGTLLVMKRTSIIHEPQNYEVAAGKSATFRCNEEHDEKLDLVIEWWKDGQAIDFESEARFMKTNDNSLTIPKTVELDSGEYTCVARTELDEASAKANLIVQDVPNAPRLVGIVCMANRIRVTWEPQGDNRSPILYYTIEFNTSFTPDSWDISYDKVPSTETAFVVDLTPWSNYTFRVKAFNKIGPSPPSDHSEFCTTPPDVPYKNPDNVQGMGTEPNNLVISWTPMPEIDHNAPDFHYRVSWKRDIPAASWESKDIYDWQQNNLVIPDQPTYVPYLIKVVAINKHGEANVAPTEVVGYSGEDRPLEAPTNFSMVQVTAATTAMLRWNHVSPESVRGRFKGYKIQTWTEKEGEEALREIHVDAISDQALVTQFKPDSKNFARVLAYNGRFNGPPSVVIDFDTPEGVPSPVQSLDAYPLGSSAFWLVWKKPLQPNGKLTGYKIYYEEVKGSYVSERRELDPHINDPQITSAKLAGLKANTKYRISITATTKMGEGSEHFIEKRTLPEDSQMPAVPGFIVQQLKSENNNAKYRVNWQPSTEGHAGTHFYTQYRIKGEPNFKTEKPEFSKDYQEIGGLNPDNVYEFRVVSVDGDHETPSELREIVIDGPTKVPNQNVANAGWFIGMMLALAFIILLFIIICIIRRNRGGKYDVHDRELANGRRDYPDEGGFHEYSQPLDNKSAGQQSVHSAKQPGVESDTDSMAEYGDGDTAQFTEDGSFIGQYVPGKLQPPVSPQPINNTPAAHQSPTAPPAPTQAATSSNTPAVATYV from the exons TTACCGATGGATCAAAAACGGCAAGAAATTCGATTGGCAAGCTTACGACAATCGCATGCTGCAACAACCCGGTCGCGGTACGCTTGTCATCACATCACCCAAGGATGAAGATATGGGTCAGTACCAGTGTTTCGCTGAAAACGAATTCGGTACAGCCACCTCGAACTCCGTGTTTGTACGCAAAGCGGAATTGAATGCATTTAAGGATGAAGTGGCGAAAACAATCGAAACCAATGAGGGTGAACCTTTCTCGCTTAGTTGCGAAGCACCCGATGGTTGGCCCAAACCCATTGTAAACTGGCTGATACAGCATTCCTTGGAAGGCACTATTAAATCGATCAACAACTCACGCATGACACTGGATCCCGAGGGAACACTTTGGTTCTCGAATGTGACACGTGAAGATGCTTCCGATGATTTCTTCTATGCCTGTTCAGCTACATCAGTGTTCCGTAATGAGTACAAAATTGGCAATAAAGTCTTATTGGATGTGAAACAGACCGGTATCAGCGCTGCACTGAACAAACAACAACCGAAACGACAATATGTGACGCGTAAGAATGAAGTTGCATTGCGTGGCAAACGTGTCGAGCTTTATTGTATTTTCGGTGGCACACCACTTCCGCAAACGGTCTGGTCTAAAAATGGTGCGCCCATAGAATGGAGTGATAGAATCACGCAAGGTCATTACGGTAAGTCGCTGGTCATCAGACAGGCGAATTTCGAGGATGAAGGTTCCTACACATGTGACGTTTCAAACGGTGTCGGTAATGCCCAATCGTATTCGATCAATCTGAAGATTTTGGCCACACCTTACTTCACCAAAGAACCAGAGGTACAAAACGCGGCCGAAGATGAAGAAGTCATATTCGAATGCGCAGCTGCTGGTAATCCCGAGCCCACAATTCAATGGATCCACAATGGCAAACCGATTGCACAATCAGCACCCAATCCACGTCGTACGGTACAAAGTAATCGTATTATCATTCGCGATCTTGTTAAGGCCGATACTGGTAACTATGGTTGTAACGCAACCAATTCGCTTGGCTACGTCTACAAAGATGTGTACCTGAATGTGCTGGCACTGCCGCCTGAGATACAGGAAGCGCCACGTAAGGAAGCCACTGTCGATGGTAAGAATGTCACATTACGTTGCCGTGTGTTTGGTGCACCCAAACCCCAAGTGAAATGGATACATAATCATCAAGAATTGACTGGTGGACGATACAACACTTTGCCATCGGGTGACCTGGAGATCCAAGAAGTTGCGTTTAGTGATGAGGGTGACTACACGTGTTACGCGACCAATAAATTCGGCAGCATATCTGCGAATGGCACATTGTTGGTAATGAAGCGCACAAGCATTATTCATGAGCCACAGAATTACGAAGTAGCTGCTGGCAAATCGGCGACGTTCCGTTGTAATGAAGAGCACGATGAAAAACTTGATCTAGTAATTGAGTGGTGGAAGGATGGTCAAGCTATTGATTTCGAATCGGAGGCACGTTTCATGAAGACCAACGACAATTCACTGACCATACCAAAGACCGTTGAATTGGATTCTGGCGAGTACACATGCGTGGCACGCACCGAATTGGACGAGGCATCGGCTAAAGCCAATCTCATTGTGCAAGATGTACCCAATGCGCCGCGTTTAGTCGGCATCGTGTGTATGGCTAATAGGATTAGAGTCACTTGGGAACCGCAGGGTGACAATCGCTCACCGATTCTATACTACACCATCGAATTCAACACTTCGTTCACACCCGATTCGTGGGATATCTCATACGATAAAGTACCATCCACTGAAACCGCATTTGTGGTTGATTTAACGCCTTGGTCCAACTACACGTTCCGAGTAAAAGCCTTCAACAAAATTGGTCCCTCACCGCCATCGGATCACAGTGAGTTTTGTACCACACCACCAGATGTGCCCTACAAGAATCCAGATAACGTACAAGGCATGGGTACCGAACCAAATAACTTGGTAATTTCTTGGACTCCAATGCCGGAGATTGATCACAATGCGCCAGACTTCCACTACCGTGTCTCTTGGAAACGTGATATACCAGCTGCCTCATGGGAGAGTAAAGACATATATGATTGGCAGCAGAACAATTTGGTAATACCAGATCAACCAACCTATGTACCCTACCTAATCAAAGTAGTTGCTATAAATAAACACGGCGAAGCGAATGTTGCGCCTACAGAGGTTGTCGGTTATTCGGGCGAAGATC GTCCTTTGGAAGCTCCCACCAACTTCAGTATGGTCCAGGTAACCGCTGCCACCACTGCCATGTTGCGCTGGAATCACGTAAGTCCCGAATCGGTACGTGGTCGCTTCAAGGGTTACAAGATTCAAACATGGACCGAGAAGGAGGGTGAGGAAGCGCTACGCGAAATACATGTTGATGCCATCTCCGATCAGGCGCTCGTAACACAATTCAAACCCGATTCGAAGAACTTTGCACGTGTGCTTGCCTACAATGGACGTTTCAATGGCCCACCCAGTGTAGTCATCGACTTTGATACGCCCGAAGGTGTACCATCGCCAGTGCAGTCATTAGATGCTTACCCGCTGGGTTCATCCGCCTTCTGGTTGGTTTGGAAGAAACCATTGCAACCAAATGGTAAACTGACAGGCTACAAAATCTATTATGAAGAGGTTAAGGGCAGCTATGTAAGCGAGCGACGTGAACTCGATCCGCATATTAATGATCCACAGATAACGAGCGCAAAATTAGCTGGTTTGAAGGCAAACACGAAATATAGAATTTCAATAACGGCAACCACGAAAATGGGCGAAGGATCAGA ACACTTCATTGAGAAACGCACTCTGCCAGAAGACTCACAAATGCCTGCTGTACCTGGATTTATCGTACAACAATTAAAATCCGAGAATAATAATGCAAAATATCGCGTCAATTGGCAGCCGAGTACCGAAGGGCATGCCGGCACACACTTCTACACACAATACAG AATCAAAGGCGAGCCAAACTTCAAAACAGAAAAACCCGAATTCTCAAAAGATTACCAAGAAATCGGTGGTCTCAATCCAGATAATGTGTATGAATTCCGTGTTGTATCTGTCGATGGTGATCATGAAACGCCCAGCGAATTGCGTGAAATCGTCATTGACGGCCCCACCAAAGTGCCCAATCAGAATGTGGCGAATGCAGGCTGGTTCATTGGCATGATGCTGGCGCTGGCCTTCATCATACTACTGTTCATTATTATTTGTATCATACGACGCAATCGTGGTGGCAAATACGATGTGCATGATCGTGAATTGGCGAACGGACGTCGCGACTATCCGGATGAAGGTGGATTCCATGAATACTCACAACC ATTGGATAATAAGAGCGCTGGACAGCAATCGGTTCATTCGGCGAAACAGCCTGGTGTGGAGAGTGACACCGACTCGATGGCCGAATACGGAGATGGTGATACAG CTCAATTCACCGAGGATGGTTCCTTCATTGGTCAGTATGTGCCGGGCAAGCTGCAACCGCCCGTCAGTCCACAGCCCATAAACAACACGCCAGCAGCGCATCAGTCGCCGACCGCGCCACCAGCGCCCACACAAGCCGCCACTTCCTCAAATACACCTGCTGTGGCCACCTATGTTTAG
- the LOC126759836 gene encoding neuroglian isoform X2, with product MGRLTQMLAVLLLVAVLGSTNAESKINSPPRIIKQPPTDELLFKVAVQNKESDKPFIIECEAEGKPDPSYRWIKNGKKFDWQAYDNRMLQQPGRGTLVITSPKDEDMGQYQCFAENEFGTATSNSVFVRKAELNAFKDEVAKTIETNEGEPFSLSCEAPDGWPKPIVNWLIQHSLEGTIKSINNSRMTLDPEGTLWFSNVTREDASDDFFYACSATSVFRNEYKIGNKVLLDVKQTGISAALNKQQPKRQYVTRKNEVALRGKRVELYCIFGGTPLPQTVWSKNGAPIEWSDRITQGHYGKSLVIRQANFEDEGSYTCDVSNGVGNAQSYSINLKILATPYFTKEPEVQNAAEDEEVIFECAAAGNPEPTIQWIHNGKPIAQSAPNPRRTVQSNRIIIRDLVKADTGNYGCNATNSLGYVYKDVYLNVLALPPEIQEAPRKEATVDGKNVTLRCRVFGAPKPQVKWIHNHQELTGGRYNTLPSGDLEIQEVAFSDEGDYTCYATNKFGSISANGTLLVMKRTSIIHEPQNYEVAAGKSATFRCNEEHDEKLDLVIEWWKDGQAIDFESEARFMKTNDNSLTIPKTVELDSGEYTCVARTELDEASAKANLIVQDVPNAPRLVGIVCMANRIRVTWEPQGDNRSPILYYTIEFNTSFTPDSWDISYDKVPSTETAFVVDLTPWSNYTFRVKAFNKIGPSPPSDHSEFCTTPPDVPYKNPDNVQGMGTEPNNLVISWTPMPEIDHNAPDFHYRVSWKRDIPAASWESKDIYDWQQNNLVIPDQPTYVPYLIKVVAINKHGEANVAPTEVVGYSGEDRPLEAPTNFSMVQVTAATTAMLRWNHVSPESVRGRFKGYKIQTWTEKEGEEALREIHVDAISDQALVTQFKPDSKNFARVLAYNGRFNGPPSVVIDFDTPEGVPSPVQSLDAYPLGSSAFWLVWKKPLQPNGKLTGYKIYYEEVKGSYVSERRELDPHINDPQITSAKLAGLKANTKYRISITATTKMGEGSEHFIEKRTLPEDSQMPAVPGFIVQQLKSENNNAKYRVNWQPSTEGHAGTHFYTQYRIKGEPNFKTEKPEFSKDYQEIGGLNPDNVYEFRVVSVDGDHETPSELREIVIDGPTKVPNQNVANAGWFIGMMLALAFIILLFIIICIIRRNRGGKYDVHDRELANGRRDYPDEGGFHEYSQPLDNKSAGQQSVHSAKQPGVESDTDSMAEYGDGDTGLNEDGSFIGQYGRKGL from the exons TTACCGATGGATCAAAAACGGCAAGAAATTCGATTGGCAAGCTTACGACAATCGCATGCTGCAACAACCCGGTCGCGGTACGCTTGTCATCACATCACCCAAGGATGAAGATATGGGTCAGTACCAGTGTTTCGCTGAAAACGAATTCGGTACAGCCACCTCGAACTCCGTGTTTGTACGCAAAGCGGAATTGAATGCATTTAAGGATGAAGTGGCGAAAACAATCGAAACCAATGAGGGTGAACCTTTCTCGCTTAGTTGCGAAGCACCCGATGGTTGGCCCAAACCCATTGTAAACTGGCTGATACAGCATTCCTTGGAAGGCACTATTAAATCGATCAACAACTCACGCATGACACTGGATCCCGAGGGAACACTTTGGTTCTCGAATGTGACACGTGAAGATGCTTCCGATGATTTCTTCTATGCCTGTTCAGCTACATCAGTGTTCCGTAATGAGTACAAAATTGGCAATAAAGTCTTATTGGATGTGAAACAGACCGGTATCAGCGCTGCACTGAACAAACAACAACCGAAACGACAATATGTGACGCGTAAGAATGAAGTTGCATTGCGTGGCAAACGTGTCGAGCTTTATTGTATTTTCGGTGGCACACCACTTCCGCAAACGGTCTGGTCTAAAAATGGTGCGCCCATAGAATGGAGTGATAGAATCACGCAAGGTCATTACGGTAAGTCGCTGGTCATCAGACAGGCGAATTTCGAGGATGAAGGTTCCTACACATGTGACGTTTCAAACGGTGTCGGTAATGCCCAATCGTATTCGATCAATCTGAAGATTTTGGCCACACCTTACTTCACCAAAGAACCAGAGGTACAAAACGCGGCCGAAGATGAAGAAGTCATATTCGAATGCGCAGCTGCTGGTAATCCCGAGCCCACAATTCAATGGATCCACAATGGCAAACCGATTGCACAATCAGCACCCAATCCACGTCGTACGGTACAAAGTAATCGTATTATCATTCGCGATCTTGTTAAGGCCGATACTGGTAACTATGGTTGTAACGCAACCAATTCGCTTGGCTACGTCTACAAAGATGTGTACCTGAATGTGCTGGCACTGCCGCCTGAGATACAGGAAGCGCCACGTAAGGAAGCCACTGTCGATGGTAAGAATGTCACATTACGTTGCCGTGTGTTTGGTGCACCCAAACCCCAAGTGAAATGGATACATAATCATCAAGAATTGACTGGTGGACGATACAACACTTTGCCATCGGGTGACCTGGAGATCCAAGAAGTTGCGTTTAGTGATGAGGGTGACTACACGTGTTACGCGACCAATAAATTCGGCAGCATATCTGCGAATGGCACATTGTTGGTAATGAAGCGCACAAGCATTATTCATGAGCCACAGAATTACGAAGTAGCTGCTGGCAAATCGGCGACGTTCCGTTGTAATGAAGAGCACGATGAAAAACTTGATCTAGTAATTGAGTGGTGGAAGGATGGTCAAGCTATTGATTTCGAATCGGAGGCACGTTTCATGAAGACCAACGACAATTCACTGACCATACCAAAGACCGTTGAATTGGATTCTGGCGAGTACACATGCGTGGCACGCACCGAATTGGACGAGGCATCGGCTAAAGCCAATCTCATTGTGCAAGATGTACCCAATGCGCCGCGTTTAGTCGGCATCGTGTGTATGGCTAATAGGATTAGAGTCACTTGGGAACCGCAGGGTGACAATCGCTCACCGATTCTATACTACACCATCGAATTCAACACTTCGTTCACACCCGATTCGTGGGATATCTCATACGATAAAGTACCATCCACTGAAACCGCATTTGTGGTTGATTTAACGCCTTGGTCCAACTACACGTTCCGAGTAAAAGCCTTCAACAAAATTGGTCCCTCACCGCCATCGGATCACAGTGAGTTTTGTACCACACCACCAGATGTGCCCTACAAGAATCCAGATAACGTACAAGGCATGGGTACCGAACCAAATAACTTGGTAATTTCTTGGACTCCAATGCCGGAGATTGATCACAATGCGCCAGACTTCCACTACCGTGTCTCTTGGAAACGTGATATACCAGCTGCCTCATGGGAGAGTAAAGACATATATGATTGGCAGCAGAACAATTTGGTAATACCAGATCAACCAACCTATGTACCCTACCTAATCAAAGTAGTTGCTATAAATAAACACGGCGAAGCGAATGTTGCGCCTACAGAGGTTGTCGGTTATTCGGGCGAAGATC GTCCTTTGGAAGCTCCCACCAACTTCAGTATGGTCCAGGTAACCGCTGCCACCACTGCCATGTTGCGCTGGAATCACGTAAGTCCCGAATCGGTACGTGGTCGCTTCAAGGGTTACAAGATTCAAACATGGACCGAGAAGGAGGGTGAGGAAGCGCTACGCGAAATACATGTTGATGCCATCTCCGATCAGGCGCTCGTAACACAATTCAAACCCGATTCGAAGAACTTTGCACGTGTGCTTGCCTACAATGGACGTTTCAATGGCCCACCCAGTGTAGTCATCGACTTTGATACGCCCGAAGGTGTACCATCGCCAGTGCAGTCATTAGATGCTTACCCGCTGGGTTCATCCGCCTTCTGGTTGGTTTGGAAGAAACCATTGCAACCAAATGGTAAACTGACAGGCTACAAAATCTATTATGAAGAGGTTAAGGGCAGCTATGTAAGCGAGCGACGTGAACTCGATCCGCATATTAATGATCCACAGATAACGAGCGCAAAATTAGCTGGTTTGAAGGCAAACACGAAATATAGAATTTCAATAACGGCAACCACGAAAATGGGCGAAGGATCAGA ACACTTCATTGAGAAACGCACTCTGCCAGAAGACTCACAAATGCCTGCTGTACCTGGATTTATCGTACAACAATTAAAATCCGAGAATAATAATGCAAAATATCGCGTCAATTGGCAGCCGAGTACCGAAGGGCATGCCGGCACACACTTCTACACACAATACAG AATCAAAGGCGAGCCAAACTTCAAAACAGAAAAACCCGAATTCTCAAAAGATTACCAAGAAATCGGTGGTCTCAATCCAGATAATGTGTATGAATTCCGTGTTGTATCTGTCGATGGTGATCATGAAACGCCCAGCGAATTGCGTGAAATCGTCATTGACGGCCCCACCAAAGTGCCCAATCAGAATGTGGCGAATGCAGGCTGGTTCATTGGCATGATGCTGGCGCTGGCCTTCATCATACTACTGTTCATTATTATTTGTATCATACGACGCAATCGTGGTGGCAAATACGATGTGCATGATCGTGAATTGGCGAACGGACGTCGCGACTATCCGGATGAAGGTGGATTCCATGAATACTCACAACC ATTGGATAATAAGAGCGCTGGACAGCAATCGGTTCATTCGGCGAAACAGCCTGGTGTGGAGAGTGACACCGACTCGATGGCCGAATACGGAGATGGTGATACAG GCTTAAACGAAGACGGCTCTTTTATTGGCCAATATGGACGTAAAGGACTTTGA